The following nucleotide sequence is from Acyrthosiphon pisum isolate AL4f chromosome A2, pea_aphid_22Mar2018_4r6ur, whole genome shotgun sequence.
TCCGTTGTGACTGGTGCCAATAAGCCGAGCGGGTCATAAATTCTGGCGATTTCCGATAATATGGCTCGCTTACTGAAATTTATCGGGTTAGGTTGATACTTATAACTTAATAGGTCTGCCGCTGGTTCCCAATTTAATCCAAGTACTTTGGTATAATCCGAACCATGTTCATTAAATGACTTTGAGCTAGTTTGTTGGTGCTCCTCTGGGATTTTTCCTAGAAACTTCGCAGAATTACTAGCCCACTTGCGTAGCTCAAATTGGCCTTTTGCGAATATGTTGATGAGTTTCTGTTGCAATACACATGCTTCTTCTTCTGTATTTGTCCCTGTCGTGACGTCATCTACGTACAAATCACgttgaataattgtttttattgcttGGTCGGTTGCAGCTTCGTCCTGTGCAAGTTGGTGGAGTGTACGAATAGCCAGAAACGGAGAAGATTTCTGACCAAACGTGACAATATTCATCTCATATTCTTGAATAGGTTCATTCAGATTGAATCGGTATAAAAGCCGCTGGTATGGTCGATGAGGTTCAGTGACGACTATCTGTCTAAACATCTGTTTTACATCGGTAGTAAACACAATTGCATGAAGGCGGAATCTAAGAACGATGCTCGGTAGGTCTTGTTGCAGTTTAGGTCCACAGTGGAGATTATCATTTAAGGACTTACCCGAAGATGTTTTCGCTGATGCATCAAAGACAATACGCATTTTTGTTGTGGAACTTTCAGGACGTATAACCGCTTGGTGCGGAATGTAATATGACGTCTGGCTATCGGTCAGGGTTGGATTCACTTTACTCATGTGGCCCGCTCTTAAATAATCCCTCATCGCTTCATTGTATTCGTTTCTTAATGCCGGAGATTTTTCAAGCCGTTTTTCGAGCTGGAATAAACGTTGTGCTGCTTGGTCTCTGGAGTTCCCCAATACTGGTGGATTTTGTTTAAAGGGCAGGTGAACTATGTATCTTCCACATGGTTGCCGCGACGTAGTAGTGATATATATTCTTTCACATTCTTCTTCGTCCGGACTACTTTTGACCACTGTAGGAACATCCTCAATTTCCAAAAAGCGTTGAAGCGTTCTGTCCACGGACTCGGTGGTTGCGCACATAGTGACGGACATTTTTGCTGGCGTATCAGATGTTGTGCCCATCAATACCCAACCGAACACAGTTGATAAAGCGATTGGCTGAGTTATACTACCTTCTTTCTTCTCTCCTGACACAACATAGGGGAAAACGTCCGCTCCAAGTAATAAATCGACTGGTAATGGTTCGTAATATTCCGGATCTGCTAAATTCAACCCTTCAATGTGGGGCCATGGCGAGACCTGAATCCGGTTAGTCGGTATCGGTCCAGTAATTCGAGGTAAGATGAGGACATTGACTGCGAACTTTGGACTGTCATGACAAACAGGACGTACTGTTATAGAGGTACTTCCACGTACTACCGGTACTGGTGTACCCGACAGCGCTTGGACAGTAACTTTGGTTTTCTCTCTTGACAGTCCTAAACGATACACGCAACTTTCCGTAATAAAACTACTTTGACTTGCACTGTCAAGCAAAGCCCTTACGGTTATCACTTcaccattttcatttttcacttTCACTAAAGCCGTTGATAGCAAAATGGACGCGTGACCGTGTTTCACCTTGACCGCTGCTACAGTGACATGTGCTGATGTGGTTGATTCGGGTTCATCTATTTGTCTGTCAGTATCACTAAGATGAAGTAGTGAATGATGTCTTTTTCCACACTGCATACAAGATTTGGTACTCTTACATTGACTTGCTAAATGTTCACTAAAGCATAAAAAGCATCGATTTAAATCTTTTATGATTTGATGCCGCTCTTTCggactgttttttttaaactgagaaCAGTGTACGAGTAAATGACCCGGTTGTAATTTACACACCTGACACGAAAATGACCTTTTCTCACTTGGGTCCTGTTGCTTAGTCTTTTCTGGTGTGCTATATGATCCTGATTGGCTACTAAATAACGTAGTTGGTTTGGTAAATTTACTTTTGGTACTACTTTTTTCATATACAGAATTCGTCGGTCCGGTCATGGCTGATTTACAAAATTTGGTCAAAAATACTGTAAACTCTTTCACAGAAGGATCTTCGGTGGTATCTACAGATAGCTCCCATTGAGCTCTAAGTTGTTGGTCTAATTTTTTCTGTAGCACGTGTAAGAGTATCGGGTCCCATTGGTCGACGGCGTACGTGAGATTTTCTAAAGCCCCGATCGTTTCAGTAACTACATTGAGTAAATTTCGAATTGAAATACCATTTCCAAGGAAAGCTTTGGGTGCATTAAAAAGTTCATCCAAATGACTTTCTGTAATGACTCGACGGTTGGAATATCTAGCTTTTAACTGGGATAGCGCTAATTCGTAATTACTATCAGTCAACATAAGATTTCCAACCAGTCTTAAAGGTTCTCCTTCCAAATATCCTTTTAAGTATCCGAACTTCAACACTGGTTTTATGTGTGGATTGTCATGTATATAGATATCGAACATGTTACGAAAACTCGTGTATTCTTTCGGGTCTCCTTTAAACTTTGGAATAGCCAACTTTTCAATTGGTAGAAAATTAGCAGGTGATACGCTGGGTTTCTGGTCAATAAAGGTATCATTTAAACCTATGTGCTTATTAGATTCCGGTAGGTACTCGTCTGCCAAAATTTTACAACCAAAGTAAACTGTTTCGAAGTCCTCTCGTAACTTATCGGCGTCAACTACTTCAACTCCAGGTTTACCCATGTTCCGAATAATTACTGATAACTGACTTTCAAAATCGGTATTTAAATTCTCCAAAGTGGCAAACATAATTCTAAATCTCGTTCTTTCGGTTTTTGTCGGTTCTTTCCCGACCATTGCCTCTCCTGCATCATAGATACGTTTCGCTCTTTTCTGCAGGTCTGTGATGCGTACTTTAGCTTCGTCGTATACCCCcattatcaaaattaacaaaataattatttttaacaacgaATCTCCTGCGAGTAATGTGACGAAGTAGGTAgactacaacaatattattatattaagattattGTACGTAATCGTAGTATTGGatttaattacctactgatttttatttttatttacggaACGACGGCGATGTGTGCGTGCAATGATTATATTGCTACGCGATTGACGATAACGACCGTAGACTATTTCTGCAAAAGTTCAAAGTCCAATTTACGTAAAACGCGCGCGGTAGGTGTTATGCAACTgccgtttttaatttatacactatCGCCGTAACCTTGGTCTTcatatgctttttttttttgttattaggtAAAACTGTTCAATCGCTTAGGACTAtttaacaaactaaaatatatccGGCCCGAAGGACCATAAATGTGAGGTAAACCGGTAAACTGTGGACTGTATGCTGGTTTGGGGAACTTTATGATAAAAAAGTCGTAGGTATTTTGTTGTTTGCCGGGTGACGGCCTACTAttcccaaaataaaaataataataataataatgggacACAAAAGTGCCGGCCGGCGTAGGGTTCTTAAAACTAATGACAATAATTCAACTtacgatagtataataatggATAACAATGAGACTGTATCGGGTCCTATGGTGCTCCGTGATGCCGGTGATCATTGACGGTGAGGTTCTTGGGTGATGGTGAAACTGACGGTGAGGTACGGGTGATGGTGACGTTCAGGTGCAATGGTGTCGGTAACAAAGAAAAACTAATACGTAGCTTTGCCCGTGAAGTAGGTacacaaaacaaacaaaacataaaaaataacggCAAGACAATCTCGCGACAACGCACCAACGCCGGCAACTGGTCGCGAAACTCGGGTACGCGCAACTAACTGGTAACCGGTGACAGCTGATCGCAGCGGTGGTAAGGTAGGTCAGGCGGCAACTTTTCTTATCGCCGTTTTGTTTTCGGTATGAGGTTTGAACACTGAACACTAGggaaatatctaatattaaagtaccaactatgcacaaaaaattaacataatccacatacttatatattggtccaaaaattttcaatatactaCCAATAGAAATTAAACACAGCAACTCTTTtaagattcttaaaaaaaaacttacactggctattacaagaacaaaatatagacaGACTCATAACAAACGTATAGGATTAGGTACtgcattatttatcatattagttGTACGActttagtaattattgttaattttagttttatattaaaatattatattgtattatttaactacataatgttttacataatactatattatgtaaccaaagagaaaaaaatatttattacttatattacttatattatagttaggtatgtgagaaatgtataagtattacaaatttaaaatatttaatttataagaactatttaatgtatttatatttcaaattgtgaacTCATGGGTCCCCACACGAACATGttcagtggggcccattatcttcttgaagaataaattaaaataaaaaaaaaaaaaaaattatgtgactCTACTCTGCAGTCTCGACGAATAATAATACTTGAATAGTTACTAATAACGGTAAGTAACCTACCTACTCAACTCTGaggaatacaatatatatattatttctgcaCGAAACGCCGAGACTCGAATCGATAGCACAtgaggtatatatttatagatttgtaCGTCTTTTGATTTTTCGAACAAAACGAGCGTCGCATTAAAATccgtttttttttacgatatttttcttctttacaTTTACCTCTTAAATAAAGTAGCcggaaaaatgataataattttcctATAACCGAACCGAAAAGAaaacaatcattatttaaaccactgatattaataataattatcagcaaACATTATTGCACGTAACTTCGCTGTGATGGGGCTTTCATTCCACGGAAAGTTGGTGACTCGTGTAAATCATCCCTGTTGCCTGATTAACGAGAATTCGGGCGTCAATCTTTTTCGGTCGCGCAGCTGCTACGATTTCTCACGCAACTCTtgcggaaaataataatatataaaacgtcCGGTTCTCCGCGCAGGTTGACAATACTTCAATTAGATGCCGTAGCGTACCGCAactgctatatattatagagattAATTTCGAAACGGAGCTCCTAGCCCGAAGTGCTCTCGAACGACGGTTCATCGGAGATAAGTGCACGCGCGTATACGATATGTACCTACAGGTTGATTCACCGACCGTCACATGCTCCGTTTTCCCCCCACTGTAACGATGAATTCATACAAATTCTGGTTT
It contains:
- the LOC103310649 gene encoding uncharacterized protein LOC103310649 encodes the protein MGVYDEAKVRITDLQKRAKRIYDAGEAMVGKEPTKTERTRFRIMFATLENLNTDFESQLSVIIRNMGKPGVEVVDADKLREDFETVYFGCKILADEYLPESNKHIGLNDTFIDQKPSVSPANFLPIEKLAIPKFKGDPKEYTSFRNMFDIYIHDNPHIKPVLKFGYLKGYLEGEPLRLVGNLMLTDSNYELALSQLKARYSNRRVITESHLDELFNAPKAFLGNGISIRNLLNVVTETIGALENLTYAVDQWDPILLHVLQKKLDQQLRAQWELSVDTTEDPSVKEFTVFLTKFCKSAMTGPTNSVYEKSSTKSKFTKPTTLFSSQSGSYSTPEKTKQQDPSEKRSFSCQVCKLQPGHLLVHCSQFKKNSPKERHQIIKDLNRCFLCFSEHLASQCKSTKSCMQCGKRHHSLLHLSDTDRQIDEPESTTSAHVTVAAVKVKHGHASILLSTALVKVKNENGEVITVRALLDSASQSSFITESCVYRLGLSREKTKVTVQALSGTPVPVVRGSTSITVRPVCHDSPKFAVNVLILPRITGPIPTNRIQVSPWPHIEGLNLADPEYYEPLPVDLLLGADVFPYVVSGEKKEGSITQPIALSTVFGWVLMGTTSDTPAKMSVTMCATTESVDRTLQRFLEIEDVPTVVKSSPDEEECERIYITTTSRQPCGRYIVHLPFKQNPPVLGNSRDQAAQRLFQLEKRLEKSPALRNEYNEAMRDYLRAGHMSKVNPTLTDSQTSYYIPHQAVIRPESSTTKMRIVFDASAKTSSGKSLNDNLHCGPKLQQDLPSIVLRFRLHAIVFTTDVKQMFRQIVVTEPHRPYQRLLYRFNLNEPIQEYEMNIVTFGQKSSPFLAIRTLHQLAQDEAATDQAIKTIIQRDLYVDDVTTGTNTEEEACVLQQKLINIFAKGQFELRKWASNSAKFLGKIPEEHQQTSSKSFNEHGSDYTKVLGLNWEPAADLLSYKYQPNPINFSKRAILSEIARIYDPLGLLAPVTTDLKRLMKYLWIAEVGWDQPIPEEAATLWAKYHEELPALASLRIPRRVTRTNATYELHGFSDSSEAAYAAAVYLRVDSGTEVQCQLLMGKSKVSPATKLSIPRLELCGAWLLARLLAYVRPNVATLNISNVTAWTDSTVALAWIRSPTAKLKTFVANRVAKIQQNTDVGNWRHVPTSVNPADCASRGLSPKQLASHSLWWNGPNFLRQSEHLWPQELPMNPTNHRDEELEENPITLVVRVKTEECPLLYHSDNFPKILRLTAYWLRVRNYLSNKCNSMLTTPPTADEIEKAVKAQVRWTQQVAFYDEFCSLDAGKSCSVRLRKLAPFLDDDKLLRVGGRLKHAQIPYKEKYPLLLPKTSRLTTLLIDYVHRENGHPGPQALQNILSQDYWILSARSIIRKRTYRCIPYFRAKPIVLQPVMGNLPVHRVSQIKPFGRAGVDFAGPFEVKAAMLRKIKITKAYICIFICMATTAVHIELVSELSTPLFISALSRFISRRGRCSDIHSDCGTNFVGTQKYLQNIDHMLRHDTFVNHLTSHQITWHFNPPAAPHMGGLWEAAVKSTKTLLHRITNGKVLTYEELNTVLHQVEATLNSRPLSAMSADPSDYKTLTAGHFLTMEPLVPIPSIPTTTDASHNLTVTPRNRWALIQQIQNHFWNRWHREYLHTLQERPKWNRATVNIRLGALVILKEPTPPLTWKTARVVEIFPGPDGVVRVAKVRTANGKIFTRPVVKLCPLPL